One Pseudomonadota bacterium genomic region harbors:
- a CDS encoding LPS-assembly protein LptD has translation MDVFIKHIKKVFFYGFVSSLIFLKKEGYAQEKTNGVKENPILNLAFSKNQNDPEVPVFLEADEVTFDEVLATTTARGNVRIIRTTKDGMVVLEADTITVNEKNHLVTASGNVVIFEPTGDVYKANYIELTDDLKKGFIKTVRLLTKDNRRISAISANRVEEGLTTFEKVVYSPCNLCKENPEDPPLWQIKAIKVVRDESKGDVNYHDVWMEFAGTPVFYTPYLSHADPIIKKRSGILTPYFGGSSGLGAFTGVPYHYVINDSQDMTLTPLVMTKQTPVLIAEYRQRFSNGAWETLGSITESKRIAESAGKSVQKSKEVRGHIQSQWIFNLDETWRTGGMINRASDPTYIRKYSFNDVESPQTSSLDSTLYTEGFYDRSYADIRGYAFQPTRVEQSQSITPYILPLASYSYVSPQRQRGDHFFSNNSLLLLNRSVGTNVRRLSVEGGWEMPFMGEIGELYTFTTSLRGDAYDIDRYKTQPSTQYFKGEKGRLFPQFALDCRYPLFNNNEIMPTLIAPEIQFVAAPNGLNNTNIPNEDSLDFEFDETNIFRRDRFPGLDVLDTGQRFNYGSTIEIYPEKIKSVSFFLGQSYEFSKNKFIPEGLGIHKGFSDIIGNFIVNPSGDTKLRYRVLWDKNTLRALRNQVGADIGPAIFRVSANYLFVAKNNLDTSFNGKEQISGSISSQFTTDWKAVFQASRNLGRRSSNLAQSYGVIYEDECFIFKTSFIRTFYQDRDIRPDNMILFSLSFKTIGDVDFKGLKIGAKNRQEKAQKLLGN, from the coding sequence ATGGATGTTTTTATAAAACATATAAAAAAAGTATTTTTCTATGGTTTTGTTAGCTCTTTAATCTTTTTGAAAAAAGAAGGATATGCTCAAGAAAAAACAAACGGGGTTAAGGAAAATCCTATTTTAAATCTCGCGTTTTCTAAAAATCAAAACGATCCAGAAGTTCCTGTTTTTTTAGAAGCAGACGAAGTAACATTTGATGAAGTTCTTGCTACGACGACGGCACGTGGAAATGTACGTATTATAAGGACAACAAAGGACGGTATGGTTGTTCTTGAAGCAGATACCATTACCGTCAATGAAAAAAACCATCTTGTAACTGCAAGTGGCAATGTTGTTATTTTTGAACCAACTGGAGACGTCTACAAAGCCAATTATATAGAGCTTACGGATGATCTTAAAAAAGGATTTATTAAAACTGTCAGACTTTTAACCAAAGATAACCGACGCATAAGTGCTATTTCTGCTAATCGCGTTGAAGAGGGTTTGACAACTTTTGAAAAAGTTGTCTATTCGCCTTGTAATCTTTGTAAAGAAAATCCCGAAGATCCTCCTTTATGGCAAATTAAAGCTATAAAGGTTGTTCGAGATGAATCCAAAGGAGACGTAAATTATCATGATGTTTGGATGGAGTTTGCAGGAACGCCAGTATTTTATACCCCTTATTTAAGCCATGCAGATCCTATAATAAAAAAACGAAGTGGGATATTAACACCTTATTTTGGGGGATCAAGTGGACTTGGTGCTTTTACAGGGGTTCCTTATCATTATGTTATAAATGATTCACAAGATATGACTTTGACACCCCTTGTCATGACCAAACAAACCCCTGTGCTCATTGCTGAATATCGTCAAAGATTTTCAAATGGGGCTTGGGAAACTCTTGGAAGTATTACAGAATCGAAACGAATTGCTGAATCTGCTGGAAAATCAGTTCAAAAATCGAAAGAAGTTCGTGGGCATATTCAAAGTCAATGGATTTTTAATCTCGATGAAACATGGAGAACGGGTGGTATGATTAACCGCGCTTCTGATCCCACTTATATTAGAAAATATTCTTTTAACGATGTTGAAAGCCCTCAAACCTCTAGCTTAGATAGCACTCTCTATACAGAAGGATTTTATGATAGAAGTTATGCAGACATCCGAGGGTATGCATTTCAGCCTACACGCGTTGAACAATCCCAAAGTATAACACCATACATCTTACCCCTTGCTTCTTATTCATATGTAAGTCCTCAACGCCAAAGAGGAGATCATTTTTTTAGTAACAATTCCCTTCTTTTACTGAATCGTTCTGTTGGAACAAATGTGAGGCGTCTTTCTGTGGAAGGAGGGTGGGAAATGCCTTTTATGGGGGAAATTGGTGAATTATATACATTTACAACGAGCTTAAGAGGAGACGCTTACGATATTGATAGATATAAAACACAACCGAGCACTCAGTATTTCAAGGGTGAAAAAGGTCGTTTATTTCCTCAGTTTGCTCTAGATTGTCGTTATCCACTTTTTAATAATAATGAGATAATGCCAACTCTTATCGCGCCAGAAATCCAATTTGTTGCTGCTCCAAATGGCTTGAATAATACAAATATTCCGAATGAAGATAGTCTTGATTTTGAATTTGATGAAACCAATATTTTTAGAAGAGATCGTTTTCCTGGATTAGATGTTCTTGATACTGGCCAACGCTTTAATTATGGATCAACCATAGAAATTTATCCCGAGAAAATCAAAAGTGTTTCTTTTTTTCTTGGGCAAAGCTATGAGTTTTCAAAAAACAAGTTTATTCCAGAAGGTCTTGGGATTCACAAAGGGTTTTCAGATATTATTGGGAATTTTATTGTTAATCCGTCGGGCGATACAAAACTTCGATACCGTGTCTTATGGGATAAAAACACACTAAGAGCTCTGCGCAATCAAGTTGGAGCTGACATCGGGCCAGCCATTTTTAGAGTAAGTGCTAATTACCTCTTTGTTGCAAAAAATAATTTAGATACTTCTTTTAATGGAAAAGAACAAATTTCAGGATCCATAAGTTCTCAATTTACAACCGATTGGAAAGCCGTATTTCAAGCTTCTCGAAATTTAGGAAGGAGGAGCAGCAATCTAGCTCAAAGCTATGGTGTTATTTATGAAGATGAGTGTTTTATTTTTAAAACATCCTTTATTCGTACATTCTATCAAGATCGTGATATTCGCCCAGATAACATGATTTTATTTTCACTTTCTTTTAAAACCATCGGAGATGTTGATTTTAAAGGATTGAAAATCGGCGCTAAAAATCGTCAAGAAAAGGCGCAAAAACTACTTGGAAACTAA